A single Lactuca sativa cultivar Salinas chromosome 8, Lsat_Salinas_v11, whole genome shotgun sequence DNA region contains:
- the LOC111887387 gene encoding uncharacterized protein LOC111887387, protein MHEWLEEHKEEVLDNIVEEVLDGVGLVKEIETGHLDDEDENENGDEDKDEYEDDHGAEDVEADEDEDKHSIAHFIKNDNVPDVEMGDNAALGGPLEEAMDEDEDVYPQLPNIFNEKLH, encoded by the coding sequence ATGCATGAATGGTTGGAAGAACACAAAGAAGAGGTACTTGATAACATAGTGGAAGAAGTTCTTGATGGTGTAGGACTAGTTAAAGAAATTGAGACAGGCCATTTGGATGATGAGGATGAAAATGAAAATGGAGATGAGGATAAGGATGAATATGAGGATGATCATGGGGCTGAGGATGTGGAAGCTGATGAAGATGAGGATAAGCATAGCATCGctcattttatcaaaaatgatAATGTCCCTGATGTCGAAATGGGTGACAATGCAGCTTTGGGGGGCCCTTTGGAAGAAGCCATGGATGAGGATGAAGATGTTTATCCTCAGTTGCCAAACATTTTCAATGAAAAGCTTCACTAG